One segment of Gemmatimonadota bacterium DNA contains the following:
- a CDS encoding TolC family protein, with the protein MQQLPRWGRALWIIGLWLLAPAVAAQTPTSSATRGLSLADVFTILDRQNPRLEAARQMAAAAAARVDPARTLQDPQVQFGLMNRNLPGFGLQDPLGMNQVQVMQMLPIAGQLGLAGRVAAAQAGAAASRAAELTWELRARGAMAFYELYQVDRSIEVAVATQALLRDIGTTARTMYSVGEGRQADVLRAQIEVDRMTEEIARMRAMRGAAAARLNALLDQPSNTPVPSPILPAFPADLAVADSLERMALDGRPMLAAGALEVEAARAAQQRARREIWPDLQLGVIYGQRPMAMGTERMISLMAGFSVPIWAGRRQFKMRDEASAMRLAAEAELAAMRADTRGRLGELLASIRRSRDLRAVYQWTSMPQALATVSSTLSAYRVGDVDLPMLLDAQMTVNRYRQQVFQLEAEEGAALAELEMLLGRPLFDPTVSNSAGAPGER; encoded by the coding sequence GTGCAGCAACTACCGCGGTGGGGACGAGCGTTGTGGATCATCGGGCTCTGGCTGCTCGCGCCGGCGGTGGCGGCGCAGACACCGACCAGCAGCGCAACGCGCGGTCTCTCCCTCGCCGACGTCTTCACGATCCTCGACAGACAGAATCCTCGCCTCGAGGCGGCACGCCAGATGGCCGCCGCCGCCGCGGCGCGCGTCGACCCGGCCCGGACGCTGCAAGATCCGCAAGTCCAGTTCGGCTTGATGAACCGGAATCTTCCTGGTTTCGGCCTGCAGGATCCGCTCGGCATGAATCAAGTGCAGGTGATGCAGATGCTCCCGATCGCCGGTCAACTCGGGCTGGCGGGTCGCGTGGCGGCGGCGCAGGCGGGGGCAGCGGCGAGCCGCGCCGCCGAACTGACTTGGGAACTTCGCGCTCGGGGCGCCATGGCCTTCTACGAGCTCTATCAGGTGGACCGCAGCATCGAAGTGGCGGTGGCCACCCAGGCGCTGCTCCGTGACATCGGCACGACGGCACGGACAATGTATTCTGTGGGCGAAGGGCGTCAGGCGGACGTGTTGCGCGCGCAAATTGAAGTCGACCGCATGACCGAGGAGATTGCGCGGATGCGGGCCATGCGTGGAGCCGCCGCCGCCCGGTTGAACGCCCTGCTTGATCAACCATCCAACACCCCGGTACCATCGCCCATCCTGCCAGCTTTTCCGGCAGACTTGGCGGTTGCCGACTCCCTCGAGCGGATGGCCCTTGACGGCCGGCCGATGCTCGCGGCCGGCGCACTCGAGGTCGAAGCTGCCCGTGCCGCGCAGCAACGAGCACGCCGGGAGATCTGGCCAGACCTCCAACTTGGCGTCATCTACGGCCAGCGACCGATGGCCATGGGTACCGAACGGATGATCAGCCTCATGGCTGGCTTCTCGGTCCCGATCTGGGCGGGACGGCGACAGTTCAAGATGCGCGATGAGGCCAGCGCGATGCGGCTTGCTGCGGAGGCGGAACTCGCCGCGATGCGCGCCGACACGAGGGGCCGTCTCGGGGAACTCCTCGCGTCGATTCGGAGGAGCCGAGACCTCCGGGCCGTGTATCAATGGACCAGCATGCCCCAGGCGCTCGCCACCGTCTCTTCCACGCTCTCCGCGTACCGGGTCGGGGATGTGGATCTACCGATGCTCCTCGATGCCCAGATGACCGTCAATCGCTACCGTCAACAGGTCTTCCAGTTGGAGGCCGAGGAGGGTGCTGCGCTCGCAGAGCTCGAGATGCTCCTTGGAAGGCCGCTGTTCGACCCCACGGTGTCCAATTCGGCCGGCGCGCCGGGAGAACGATAG